Proteins encoded by one window of Labilithrix sp.:
- a CDS encoding CPBP family intramembrane metalloprotease, with translation MAFVVYVRTGSDTVSRTPADLAAASGGPDRIEAETEVSLREEGPFFPVAHAIRESGALRDELAGAIPIPSLAGYRRLRLVLAALAAPPALALLELDRELAFAGKVGPGRVAADLLTVAWIVFELTRPTPRMPRVAATCTAALALRWLIVATHACGRGVHPLVWASATCAVLATGIFLVRVPPRARVVLELMGKLGVTRSQLFAATTRREPPGALVAVAVACAAGLPALLHLVRAIGASFLVQCLAFIGFAALAPAAARRFADPAAAAARRFDEPRASVAPARILFAVAIGLTIAAATVTAGRLFFDASADLAQCVNRLDAEARLARATEAAELARAVARVRASVPLFLMTAAVFPFAEERIYRGLLQDTLVRKYGDAYGVFAASLAFGVAHLGVYEVALYQTVLLGIGFGFAYLEGGLLAAFFVHATWNLLQIG, from the coding sequence ATGGCCTTCGTGGTCTACGTGCGAACCGGTAGCGACACCGTCTCGCGCACACCCGCGGACCTCGCGGCGGCGAGCGGCGGGCCCGATCGCATCGAGGCCGAGACGGAGGTCTCCCTCCGCGAAGAAGGCCCATTTTTCCCCGTCGCCCACGCGATCCGCGAGAGCGGCGCGCTCCGCGACGAGCTCGCCGGCGCGATCCCGATCCCGAGCCTCGCCGGCTATCGGCGCCTCCGCCTCGTCCTCGCCGCGCTCGCGGCGCCGCCCGCGCTCGCGTTGCTCGAGCTCGATCGGGAGCTCGCGTTCGCCGGAAAAGTGGGCCCCGGGCGCGTCGCCGCCGACCTGCTCACGGTCGCGTGGATCGTCTTCGAGCTGACGCGCCCCACCCCGCGCATGCCGCGCGTGGCCGCGACCTGCACCGCCGCCCTCGCCCTGCGCTGGCTCATCGTGGCCACGCACGCGTGCGGGCGCGGCGTGCATCCGCTCGTCTGGGCGTCGGCCACGTGCGCGGTCCTCGCGACCGGCATCTTCCTCGTGCGCGTGCCGCCGCGCGCGCGGGTGGTCCTCGAGCTCATGGGAAAGCTCGGCGTCACGCGCTCGCAGCTCTTCGCCGCGACAACGCGCCGCGAGCCACCGGGCGCGCTCGTCGCAGTTGCGGTCGCGTGCGCGGCGGGGCTGCCCGCGCTCCTCCACCTCGTGCGCGCGATCGGCGCGAGCTTCCTCGTACAGTGCCTCGCCTTCATCGGTTTCGCCGCCCTCGCCCCCGCCGCCGCGCGCCGCTTCGCCGACCCCGCGGCCGCGGCTGCGCGTCGCTTCGACGAGCCGCGCGCGAGCGTGGCGCCGGCGCGGATTCTCTTTGCCGTCGCGATCGGGCTCACGATCGCCGCCGCGACCGTCACCGCGGGGCGGCTCTTCTTCGACGCGAGCGCGGACCTCGCGCAGTGCGTGAACCGGCTCGACGCGGAGGCGCGGCTCGCGCGCGCGACCGAAGCGGCGGAGCTCGCGCGCGCGGTGGCACGCGTCCGCGCGTCGGTCCCGCTCTTCCTCATGACGGCGGCGGTCTTTCCGTTCGCGGAGGAGCGCATCTACCGCGGGCTCCTGCAGGACACGCTCGTCCGCAAATACGGCGACGCGTACGGCGTCTTCGCCGCGTCGCTCGCGTTCGGCGTCGCGCACCTCGGCGTCTACGAGGTCGCGCTCTACCAGACCGTGCTCCTCGGCATCGGCTTCGGCTTCGCGTACCTCGAAGGCGGGCTCCTCGCCGCGTTCTTCGTCCACGCGACGTGGAACCTCCTCCAGATCGGATGA